taaatAACGACATTGACCAAATAAACTGCATACAAATTTTGGtattatataacattaaaaacttAGTAAAAAGGGTACTTGAACACGCACTGGCAGATCCAAGTAAGTGGAAGTCTACATTATTATATAtgcaataatataatattgaataataattatttctttaaaaaatgatgtttttacctGCAATTTATTTAAAGTATACAATGGAATggatattttacaaatatcgaATAAATAAAACTAGACAATTTACTTCTGGAAAATGCGATTTTAATTTGGAAACCATTTCAACGACTtggataaaacaaatataaaatcacacaattatagatgttcttttatctcatacaatttgatttatattatgaggCTTTTGAAACAGCTccttgtgaccttgcgcaatacaatttagaaGGTCATATCGGAGATAAATTTAACtgatttaatgtaaagtttcactgaaataaactttgaaataattttttatcgctaaatatttttttcttagagcttaattacctgattaaatggaaatactgatcagAGGACCTGAATGATCTAGTTTGTtaacatacacaaagttgcgaatgctcgatagtttgaattgactcgaccGAAGAACAGTTGATGTTTCATAAAGCAAACActagccttatgattcgaagttaaaaatagtgaataaggatgcttactggtggtgaaataaaAGTCTTGGGagacattatttcggtaagttctagTATAGAAATACAACCAAAGCGTtttgttttcatcgcgtcgtcaggatgaactcttAAGGTTAGATAGCTAACGTGATTTGCTGTTTTATTAACTACACAGTTAtgtgtttttctttatatatgcAATTTAAATCTTccagtgtgtatatatatatatatatagagagagagagagagagagagagagagagagaaagagaaagagagagagagagaattcacCATGATATTTCGAGTTGCGCCTCTCCCAATTCGCTCCATGGTGTGGAAACTTCCAGTTGcacatattattttcaaaattgcaatttaaaCTCTCTATTTCTGTAAAACGAGAACGTACGGTATTTTACTTTCCAATGATAAAGAATGTTGACTTTTAATAATACCCTCATATcaatacatttgttttaaaataaataaacacttttGTTATGTATGTGggtttgttttacaaaaatgggcaaaatataacagtttttgtcccaaaaattaattcttactacATTTTGGAACGCTGCATTCTTCCCACTTCTGCTCAGAATCAATGAAACAACCCGGCTTTCctttgcttttgaggtcaaatTTACAAGCACCTTTAACACATTGATGACGGAATTTTGTTTCTTCTCTAAATCCCTCATAATAGTTTTCGACATAACACTCAAGAGCTAAAACAAATCATAATAATATTAAGGTCTGAAACAATgactttttttctaaattgcatgataaatattttcaatctacTTACCACAGTTTTTTTCGTCACTGTTATCGAGACAGTCCACATTCATATCACAGACGTTTTCATTCGCAATGCAAGCCAAATCATCGAAACAAGCAAAGCAATCTTTGAATAAGAAAACACGTTATCTGAGAATTGGAAACAAATTTAAGGAAATTAACTGTTTCTAAATTATAGGAAAGTACCTTCGCAGGGTGTATTGAGTATGCGTAGATCCTTTAAAGCAAAATAAACTGAAGATGTAAAGGGAATCGGCGTCATGGTTATCTGAAATCAAAAGACATATTAAACTTTACAATTGATTTTCAAGAAATGGTCACTAATTccattgatatttcattttgaattttttttaaatgcaattaaaatatccttttcatatttcatgtaaattcaaaaaaataattatattaattttcaacTCAAATAACATCTTATCATCGTCTTGAATGCTGCGATATGACATGAAACACATATGGTTTTTATTTCATGATACTCAGAAATCAGCAAACCTGGTACAGACTAGTTGAATAGTCAATGTTAACTTTCATGACGTTCCAATCAAAGATACCATGTGCAGAAAGACTAGTCAAGTTTTGTTTATCAGTATTAATATCCAGACGCATTCCGTGGCTTtggtaatgcatttctaaacaACTTCCAGGTTTTTGGAAGCGCAATTCGGGTAATCTCAATGATGGCAGTACTGATTGTAATGATGGCAAATTCTCAGCAAGTGTTAAAGCAAATGTGTtttctacaaaaacaaaaacaatcgcTCGAGCTAAcattaattatcataaaaaacaacaaccgtATAGCTTTTTTTAACGGAGAAATAATTTTGCCTATTTAGgcgatttgtaaaaaaaataccaagatTAAAACACCAAAAGGTACTTTTTGGTACTTTTTTTGACAATTAGTTTTCACAAtaagtttttgaaatttatttctcaTAACTTGTTTTAAAGTATGTGAGCATGATTAAAAGAACAATTGTTACATTCACACAGCAGgtacgtagcatcgtttttgaaaatcctaaaccggggggggggggggggggggggtagcgtAGACTAACTATAATTTCATCTTTTGtcttaatttccttatttctttCCAATCTCATTTCATTCTACCTAAAAGGTGGATGGGGAGCTTCTCCATGATAATTCagttttttatatgtatatttgacAAAAACGTTGCTGCAGgagaaagtgtgtgtgtgtgtgtgtgtgtgggggggggggggggtgataggCCCCTCTGCCCTCCTCctcccccgccccccccccccctcgatgTTACGTCCTTTTACAGTGTTACAGTTTCAAATGTGTCTTTACTCATAGTTAATACAAAACCAATTAATGTTATAGGTTATGTTAATTGGATGAACCTCATATTCATTTTCCCTATTTCAGCTGTGTATTTAACTCTAGTGATAGGGTgtcattaatatatgaaattaaaattcattgttaATAAGGTATACTTAGCTTTTATTAAGTAAATGTTAGTCATttctgtttaaatattaaagtatATGAGATCAGGATCATATCTCAATCTTTGCCTCTTCGTAATGTTGACTGAGTATTTTTGCCAGTACATTAATTTATCAactattaataaatataaagtacAATTTTAACGAAGGAAAatggtgtgaccggtcagcagaggatgctcactcctcctaggcacctgatcctacctctatccttttagaggtccgtgtctCTGCTTTGAATATATGTATTTCGTTGCAtgaatttttgagatggttgacagtttgttattgtcattttttcattcatcTAAATTATATCCGCCTAATTTAATGGTATACCATGCAGGCCGAAATCTGCAATAATTGTGTGCCGCCAAAATAAAGGGATATACGGTTTAACATATGCATATATGCATttatgcatatacattttttgaaaaaaagcacATGATAAATCACATTGTTTTAATACTTACCAAACCCGTATTTTGCTTTGCGGTAAACCCACTCAATTGTTTTGCTGTTTAGCTGTTCCATTGTAcagttttcttttgaaaattcacaagtataagaatctttaaaaaaaaacccaaatacatagcattcaatattttctacaataaaatataataacagAAATGTCCACGTTATAAATGTTACTTGTAGTCATCTATTTCTTTTGAGaagtatatttaaaatgtatttaaaatcattttatgatagcttattgttttattttttaaagtaaatatacaTTCATGCTATAAAGAATTAACAGTAAAAAGTAGATTTACTAGTTGAACGTtttcttcatttatatttttgagaaaatatgtcaactaGTACTGTATTGtatgtaaaaatgaaacattaatgcaaaataacaatattacTAATAAATTTCCAGTACTTACGGtactttgatattgttttaGCAGGGGCAAGCTTTTTTTTGTCAGGtcttaaaattgtaaaaaaaaaatttttaatcttaaacattgagtaaactttacatttaaAGAATTCCTCTTAAATTATTTcttgagttaaaaaaaatgggcTGCCCATTGTGATTGAATTGACTTTTCCTCCGTTTCGTTAAAGTAATGTACCATAAAATGAAAGTAACTCACACACCGTAATTTAATGAATTCTCTTTCAATGTTAAAggtatgaatttttcaaaaattacgCTTTGCGAAATATAAAATTTCTCAATTTATtgctaaaattaataattttagatAATATTTACAGCAAACATTGTTTACAGAGTCATTCTTTTAAAGCCGCATCTACTGTTAGCATTTCACAGTCACTTTCAAATAACCACAAATTTTTAGAGTTTTGCCTAAGAAATTATCAAAAGAgatgaaaacaaaacacaattaccaaatatatatcttgtaagagataattttaatttctcgCGTTACGTTAGTATAGCGAGAAAAAGTTATCCGAACGACGTGTAAACAATTTGTTGCGCCAAAACGGAAGTTCCGTTGCGTATATTTTGTAGCGTTTGTATACTTAGTAATAGCCAATAAGATAAGAGTTTTGGGAATGACGTGTTTGAGTAGAATTCTTAGGTTTTGAAGATCAGTTTCTAGCGCACGCTCTACCCGAGCAAGTCAAATTTAGATTATGTTaaagtttatttatattataatatttatgacCAGGTTTGTGAGAATGAATTCGCCATTTAATTTCTTTACCTCGCAGTTGCTGCGGATTTACAGGTTTCCATAGTTTTTGTTCACATAACATTGtgctttttgggagttgattttaatcaacgctcctatgcacttactcgagcaaagcgaaagtgaaacagtgtttggacctaagcacaaatcaattccgctgacaacacttagttcttgaaaataatcgataaattcgatgctatgtattctgaagcattgtttttcaagaaaacttatttattaataccatgaaaatagtaagattttaaattgtacatacagtttagatatttttgaaagtcgtatgtattcctacgctggagttcaatgtagtcttgttcaaccagactcagttaatatccgacaaaacagagtatatattgcttgtcggagataaacggagacagtcgagcgtttggttgaacaagacaagagttcaatcttgcctggatccatacaatttttcagaaatgtttcgattactgatactacttgccatgcaaaatcacatatcgttgattttgaataaatgataatcgataaaatcaactcccgtcagtacttcagtactttgatttatctaTGGTTTTCCCTTGGCGGCGATGGTATGTATACAAGGCACTTGTTTAGATTTTGGATGTTGAAGTAAACTACCAATTTTAGACCTTAAGGCACATGTATCTCACTACTCACGGTTTTTGTTTTGCGCAGATGAACATTATATTCtcaataaatatgatttaatatatCTAATTATCACACAAAGATCATTATTTTATAATagcacaacattcataaagaaaatcaagttaaaaacaagaaacaagTAAGTTTTTGgaggaactattttttttccgtatgtaaggttttttaaagacgaaaatgataaaacaaacaatttcatgaattttcaaTACCGGTATACTATTCTTCtatcatactttattcatttttcacaTTATCAACATTTGTAGGTTTTTTGACATGTTTTATAGGTCCTGTATGACCTGTATAAAATTAGtataaaatcatgcaaacatatagaaaaagtcttaatttttttaagccaatttttgcgagaattttacctttgaagccttATATcgaaaatttgacatcactgaccccaaTGTCTTATAATGTCAAAATAATACTGAATATATATCaaggcaaactggattaatctgataaattcttgatattgaaaatgtttccatttcaaatcaaattgtaactattatagaaattgtctattttaaatgcaaaaatgtcaaaaaatatctatgcagctttatacaattttttatctaaatcCCTCTATCAAGTGTGACCGttatgcataattaaaaacaatatttgaaagaaaaaaaactttgcttcattgcttaatcaaaaatactgacaacaaatccttaTCAGGCTGAAATGgcattttttgtgaaaaatgtcCAATTAAATTgaccataactcagagggatgaacactgacctcccattatctttgaatttttaagtatgttttgtctacTGATTTCAAagatatacttctcaagaaattcttgatacaagaacattgaggagtgaaataccttaaatgaatgtgtaaaactgtttatttttgcttaaaataaataagaagatagacaaatcagcttgaaaacgATTTTGTCCTAGTAAAACAGGACACAGGTGTTGTTTATGTGACAAAGAAATGTGAGCATTGTAATGTGCTTATAACTAAATGACTGACTCTCAAGTTCCATTTgatcattataaataataaaaacagaaaaatagaatgttacctaaatcatgaccatgcctctttaaaaatgcattgtgGAAATCAATGAAATAAGTTGCGAGAATTAAACTAGGATGCAGGCGGTGcttaaagcccctttcacaattggcgcacgaccacTTCACACCACTTTGCGATGGATTTTTTTTGagcttcgcacgagctctcgcatacgttgcacgagccctCGCTTACGTTGCACGAggtctcgcattcgttgcatacgttttactggtcgcatcaagtctcctctgaatagtggacatgcacactattcagacgcgaccgaacgcgatccaaattatcgcagtgcaacgcacgaagattagtacgaacgttttacaacgttttgtgtactcgtaAGAGTGTAACACGATTtataaagatcgtaagataaatcgcaggtgtttatgcgtctgttttgcgaccgtgagactgttgctcaacgtgtctcgtgtaatcttgcaacgttttactatcattgcacgaaTTATCAGCCTCAATATGTCATGCTttgctactagtatatatacgCTGTTTCATATATTCTCTGTttaagaacaaaatttacaatatacatgtacatttattgcatgatggtgagggaaaacatgtatgaagatttatttcctcaagaaaaatcatatttcccgagggcttcgcccgaaaaaaaattgttttctctgGGGAATAAATCTTGATATTCCgtgaacattaatgcaataaacgttttattatagcaagcaacatatgattacacaaaatacgttgatttctaaTAATGTTTGACTTTTCAACAGTCGCAACATTAACgtcgtgattttttttattttcatgtaactGTCTCacatttctttcataaatcatagaTAGTTAGGTTGGTTCTGAGATataaagagaatcataatgattaaatatttttgatttaatcatatttgtctacatagtatgcttacatgtatatcggTTTTATGACATcgccctgtcacgtgactttctagaccaatcagatataatagaatatTCATATTGAGGTATATGGCCTAATAATAAACGCTGCTGCAAATCTGTATTTTTTTCGCTTTCCACTATGTCTACTGAATATGGGTGGTgtatataccccctctgactcgcacgatCATTGGTACCATGGAATGCATAATCGCACGTCCAATCacattggcgcacgttcaattGTCTCTCGCGCGTTCCTATCttattatctttcaacagttgctttcattgtacaacagtcgcatacagacgcaagatatatcgcaagattcaatccgtttacatcgcacaacgcttGCTTAGATCGTACAAAattcgtacgaatacttttttcatatgcGATCATTTCGGCAACAATTaacgattcatatctaattttttcggtcgcacgaatatttggtcgcttctgctcgtgcgccaattgtgaaaggggctttaggTATGTTCGTTCATCgagaaaaaaacaactttacGAACAGGAACTCTCAGTTATGAAAATGCTTGTTTTGTATAGCAATTTTGGATATTTACAATGGTAACTTTGTAATATTCCAAACAAAATGCAGGgaatagagaggtttagcagaccaacgtgtacgtgtacttgtacgtgtaggttacaagttagaactacgcGTACCAGCTCAATTACTTTTCTTTTTTGGCAGTTGTAACGTGTACTTGTAcgtgtaaatgttttaatgtaataaTTATTATGGATATCCTCTCCTACTCAGCTGAAAATGTTGGTTATAAACGAAAAGTAGGAATtctgcatgtgttaattttattaaacatcatttattatatatgcacatttttatttatcgcaaattaataagataacagAGCCATTGCATGTTTTGGAGGAAGAAATGCGTCAAATAAAACTCCAATAACATATTAAAcgctaatgaaaatttatgttggTAGATATCAGCATTCGCATTGAATATTCAGGCTTAAGAAAAgttaacatatttattaaaattaatagacAACAGGGAAACAGAGGCTACAAGTTCGACCTTACGGGTACTTTGCAATTTACACGTATGTTCAGTCGGGTACATACGTGTAGAAATTCGTCATTAcacaaactgatgacgtaatgcacatattttccgttctacacgtacacgtacgcgtacacgtTGGTTTGCTAAATCTCTCTAATGAAAGAATAAGTGACATACCATCAGCCAATATTAGGCGtacaaaaaatttgttttaggATCGGAACCTTAATtattgccattttttaaaacaaatatgtgtttTTCACAGGTATAATTTCTTTCATATAGTATAAATTGGTCTGAATTGATATATTTACaaacttcaataaaaaagaaaatatgcaagAAAAAATGTAGAGCAAGATACATTGTCTTgataatttaaatcttttaatctgttaatatacattacaatactatttttaaaaatcatttctctTAAAAGTGTATTACCAAAGAGTACAAAGACAAACAAACCAAACCATTGGTTACTTTACGGTTTTGACGGCCATGTTAGACCATGGGCCAAATTATGTAAATCATCTTTCACGGGCTTTTGAATTCTAAATATTTTCGCAACTGTTGATCTAAAAGTGTGAAGACAAgtcaataaaatgtatattgctATTTTGAGTTAAATAGCACGGAGTTTCTTCTTTGCttattatttggatttttttttcaagaaaattttttaTCAGTACTTTCCTCATAATGATAAAGCGATAATTTCTTTAAGTGGCGTGGTCAcgttttttatttctatgttttcAATGCTTTTGTGATGCATTTCTTATgatcaaccaaactttgagggtcAGCAGTTATttgcaagatacagagctcacaatacTGTGTTATGTAAAATGGCTCatgtcttgtttttgttttgtttttgttttggttcAAGATACCGATAAAAGtcttctttttcaagctgatttttgtttctacttatttgttttgaacatagATATGCAATACCTAATgtttgtcacattcattttagatatacaacctggattttttttttatgtaaaaaaaaaatacattgtctgagctttgtttacattacaaaaaaTCGTAAGCTTTATGGCTTGCGTATAACTCGAGGACTGATACTCGAATTTCAGATGACTATTATAAATGCCATACTGAAGcactgtaaatattaaaaacggaaaaaataaattttgaccaaaatcgtgacttGCCCACTTAAGGATCATATTTTGAGGTAAAAATATACAACTCTGCCATTTTGCCATGAACATACAATATATGTACGCCTTTGAttgacaaataattattttttttttatctggatACATTTTCTTACCTGGGGTTTCGTTTTTTATCTCATGATCACCTAAGTAAATATAATTTCGATCATACAAATGCatacatgtgataaaaaatacataataaatagcattaacatttaaaaaagtgaaactagttttaaataaaacaaatttcttgtttaacaattaaaagcttatttaaaaagtattattttgACGAACCTGTAGGACCTGCTTCGTTAATCAGGTATATCAGTAGAATAGAAAGTAGCGCGGTCCACATTCTGTGCTAGATGATGCAACCACTGTAATATAAGTGCAAGCCCAGTATTTTAATGGCTTCGTAATCATCGATTTGTCTCCGCCGCTAGGACGCTTACAATCAGCACAATCCTGGCATAAGGCGATGTTAAAGTCTAGTGAACCTAGCTATTACTAATTACATcattaacaaataataaaataaatatgacctAGAACAGTTTAATTGATCGTGTATCGTTTTGAATAATCATTGCCAAAATACAGTATGATTCACTTTAATAAGATGTAGCACATTATGTTGTTTACTTTTTACAAAGTTAAAACCGATAATGTAGTAATCAACGGGAATTATAAAGCAAAGTTTGAATTATGTTTTTTAACCGGAAGTTCaaaaacttacatataaaacatatGAAATGCGTTTAACAGATCACAAGTTACTTCTGTCTTATAACagaaatttttgacaaaaataaatcaagaaaatgaaaaaaaaaaatgaataggaATATGAACTgaacaacaattaatttttctgCATAGAGTGTCTTCCCAAACATTGTTCAATTTATAAACATTAATGTTCTATTTTTGTTAAAGGAGcatggcaatgatttttttctaaaattgcttttttcaattaaagtgtttacagtatttaggtaaggcatttttaatattcaaccaaaattttaatgtcagtggtcgagttataagcgagatacaaagctcacaattccttgttttgtaaacaattttttaaattaacattttgaatgttgataaGAAAATTCCAGGTTTAGATCTAAAATGCACGTGACAAAcgctaggaactgtttatttacgTTAAAACGAATTTAGCATATAATGTAGCATATTGAAAGTAAAATTCAGTTAAAAACGAGTTTTGCtagtatattgaaccaatgtaaacaataacatggcacaagcattgtttacataacaaagaaatgtaAGCTCTGTATTTTGCTTTTTACACGTAACTCTACCACTAACTCTCAAAACGtgattgatcattagaaatgcattttaaagcagtgtaaacaataaagatgaaaaataaaatctggcCCATATCGTTACCATGCccttttaatgtttcatttGCCTTTAAAACAAAGTATATCTGATTAATCCAGATTCTTTTCAAATAACCCTATTTCATCTGCAGGGCGGTATTTCTTTAAAGACAAAGAAGCATACATATACAATTGACacaatttattatcattttactaagtttattttctttaatgacaaaaaaataagaaatgtttaataaatagatatataatttgaatcatttgttTGAGGATTCAGACGAGGTAAGGGAGGAAATGGAAAAATGTAGAGTGGGTAAAGGAATATTATATCCTCGGTTTGTCTTTTAGTTTACTCCACTAAATCATCACAATTTGTAATATCGTCCTACTTATTTACACTTCGTTGTCACCCTAAATGAGTTGATCAATCATTTGTCAACGAATTATTTATTCATCATCCAATTCTGTTTTGAGATATTATCAATCATGGAGTTTTTATAAATTGGTTGAGTGCATCTTGATAGAAGTTATTTCAAACATTATATAGTGCATCGGAAGTCGGAGTTGTGATGTAGTGGTATTCTAAATGCAAATTTTATCCTAGATAAAGCTTTATTTTATACAATGctttatattaaacaaataatcGTTTTCTACAACTTTAACATAAAAAAACGCTATTcaataaatgtttgttatttgcTGCTCTGGTGTTGTTTATTCATTCTTCCGGTCAAAGTGATATTAGGGCTATTCAAATATCTCATTTTCTGAAATTATAAAAAGACAACATTTAACAACATCGGTTAAGTGAACAACAACAGCCATCTCTTACTTTACTCTAAGCATGCTAACAAAATCACACACAAAGCAAAAAGGACACATATGAAGTAACATATTAATCctgattaaaataattaaaaaattagtaAACCACCATATATCATAAAAGATTTCCTCTCTGCGAATTTCTGCGCagtatttaaacaataatatgCTTTCTTTTGTGAGTCAAGTGGAATATGAAGGAAGCAACATAGCACAAGAATTATATAACTTGCGTTGGCGTCATAGGAGTTAGCGTCATGCAGAAAAGTTATATAACCCACGTTAGCAGGTTTggtattttttctgaaatgatcgttaccttcatatcccgcataaatcatcaaagaaacATTCCATTGTTCATATACATATCtcttttaacaaataataaattgattgtaaaaactAAGGAAATCTACCTTGATTATTGTTAAGGTACATCAGCCCGTTAGCTTCAAGAAACGACCAAGTCGTatcctatgggaatttgagtctgacatcatcatagTTAtatcgtgcagtccgtgatttttctaaATTCGCTGTAAGTTCAAGCCAATGGATAAACGGGgcttgtagatttcagtctggtcagtttctatagagctatgaattaacattaaaaaaaagatggaaTCATTCTtggtaga
This portion of the Magallana gigas chromosome 7, xbMagGiga1.1, whole genome shotgun sequence genome encodes:
- the LOC109617215 gene encoding uncharacterized protein, with protein sequence MEQLNSKTIEWVYRKAKYGFENTFALTLAENLPSLQSVLPSLRLPELRFQKPGSCLEMHYQSHGMRLDINTDKQNLTSLSAHGIFDWNVMKVNIDYSTSLYQITMTPIPFTSSVYFALKDLRILNTPCEDCFACFDDLACIANENVCDMNVDCLDNSDEKNCALECYVENYYEGFREETKFRHQCVKGACKFDLKSKGKPGCFIDSEQKWEECSVPKCKIESLNCNFENNMCNWKFPHHGANWERRNSKYHADGMVVSATLSPYMYMTNTSSLYSTPQPASSKFGCLTVSYLGQGVHLQIFITQGTLYTPDKMVFERRDIDSKLFASTSIQTPTNIPYMVILVGTLSETQVGIIQIEKISYKMGICAGTFR